From Etheostoma cragini isolate CJK2018 chromosome 10, CSU_Ecrag_1.0, whole genome shotgun sequence, the proteins below share one genomic window:
- the lpar4 gene encoding lysophosphatidic acid receptor 4, producing MASLVLNETGMEDCGIDDSFKYNLYSVVYSVVFVLGLTTNCAALFVFCFRMKMRNETTMFMTNLALSDLVFVFTLPFKVFYNVNRHWPFGDGLCKVSGTAFITNIYGSMLFLTCISVDRFLAIVYPFRSRSIRTRRNAALVCAGVWLTIVGGGISVTFFSTINSNNRATTCFEGFSKSTWRTYLSKITIFIEIVGFLLPLLANLVCSLLVLRTLRRPMTVGHGCDSKKRVLRMILVHLGIFIICFVPYNSILFLYALVRTQALANCAVERFARTLYPITLCLASLNCCLDPVVYYFTSESFQKSLTMGGKGSGSRPGSIPRSDTETQDTENTLPRDTHTLAINGKDSKVSESQF from the exons ATGGCTAGCCTCGTGCTCAACGAGACCGGAATGGAGGACTGTGGCATTGACGACTCCTTCAAGTACAACTTGTACTCGGTGGTCTACAGCGTGGTCTTTGTCTTAGGCCTGACCACCAACTGTGCCGCCCTCTTTGTCTTCTGCTTCCGGATGAAGATGCGCAACGAGACCACAATGTTTATGACTAATTTAGCGTTATCCGatctagtgtttgtttttacgCTGCCGTTCAAAGTCTTCTACAATGTCAACCGCCATTGGCCATTTGGAGATGGACTGTGTAAGGTATCAGGAACAGCCTTCATCACCAACATCTACGGCAGCATGCTCTTCCTCACCTGCATCAGCGTGGACCGCTTCCTGGCGATAGTCTACCCGTTCCGCTCCCGCTCCATCCGCACGCGCAGGAACGCGGCGCTGGTGTGTGCTGGCGTGTGGCTGACCATCGTAGGTGGGGGGATATCAGTGACCTTCTTCTCCACCattaacagcaacaacagagcCACCACTTGCTTTGAGGGCTTCTCCAAGAGCACCTGGAGGACCTACCTGTCTAAAATCACCATTTTCATTGAG ATTGTGGGCTTCCTTCTCCCCCTCCTGGCCAACTTGGTATGCTCCTTGCTTGTTCTGCGGACGCTGCGGCGTCCGATGACTGTTGGTCATGGCTGTGACAGCAAGAAACGTGTCCTACGGATGATTTTGGTCCATCTGGGCATCTTCATCATCTGCTTTGTCCCTTACAACTCTATCCTCTTCCTGTACGCCCTGGTGCGGACCCAGGCCCTGGCTAACTGCGCGGTGGAGCGCTTTGCCCGGACTCTTTACCCCATCACTCTGTGCCTGGCCAGCCTCAACTGCTGCCTGGACCCTGTGGTCTACTACTTCACCTCAGAGAGCTTCCAGAAAAGCTTGACCATGGGAGGCAAAGGGTCGGGCTCCCGGCCCGGGAGTATCCCCCGCAGCGACACTGAGACCCAGGACACAGAAAACACTCTccccagagacacacacactctggccATCAATGGAAAGGATTCAAAGGTGTCTGAGAGTCAGTTCTGA